A window of ANME-2 cluster archaeon contains these coding sequences:
- a CDS encoding cytochrome b/b6 domain-containing protein, producing MAGEAEQFIERFSRIQVAVHVTGALSILILYITGFPISFPEQLGWIPAILFGYSGTMFIHRVAGIVLSLAIFITVIYHTLNSIFIHEHFLRHVLPKKKDFSDVITDIKYTFGFGDEKPQYGKYSWMEKIDIYSVIFVDGIILGLSGAILMMPFLFMKIIPIHLMLSFKSIHAGFAIISMVGIFFHFYMAHLSPEHFPMDCGIFSGEMSVKEAEEKYPEWVREIKDEGVVVV from the coding sequence ATGGCCGGTGAAGCAGAACAGTTTATTGAGAGGTTTTCCAGAATTCAGGTTGCGGTTCATGTAACAGGTGCACTTAGCATATTGATATTGTATATCACAGGATTCCCGATATCTTTCCCTGAGCAACTGGGCTGGATACCGGCAATACTTTTCGGTTACTCCGGGACCATGTTCATACACAGGGTTGCTGGTATAGTATTATCATTAGCCATTTTTATTACGGTAATATACCATACTTTAAATTCGATCTTTATTCATGAACACTTCCTCAGACATGTCCTGCCTAAAAAAAAGGATTTCAGTGATGTAATCACTGACATTAAGTATACATTCGGATTTGGAGACGAGAAACCACAATACGGAAAATATAGCTGGATGGAAAAAATTGACATTTACAGTGTTATTTTTGTCGATGGGATCATCCTGGGACTCTCAGGGGCAATATTGATGATGCCATTTCTGTTTATGAAAATAATACCAATCCATCTGATGCTTTCATTTAAAAGCATTCATGCCGGATTTGCCATAATAAGTATGGTCGGGATTTTTTTCCATTTCTATATGGCCCATCTCAGTCCCGAACACTTCCCAATGGACTGTGGTATTTTCAGCGGAGAAATGTCAGTTAAGGAAGCTGAAGAGAAATATCCTGAATGGGTCCGTGAGATCAAAGATGAAGGAGTAGTTGTGGTATGA
- a CDS encoding 4Fe-4S dicluster domain-containing protein produces MVTNKFLADTDRCIKCGGCEVACKQQNDVPYGMRRIKVITINKGEPGEKNVPMPCMHCADPPCAKACPVDSIYKREDGVVLVDKDKCIGCGYCLFACPFGAPQFEASGIFGSKGKMDKCTFCVEPYQQKENGQLVQNDAVARCSKFCSCKGLLAGDAEKITAEMRERAATRLAVET; encoded by the coding sequence ATGGTAACAAATAAATTCCTGGCAGATACTGACCGCTGCATAAAATGCGGTGGATGTGAGGTTGCATGTAAACAGCAGAACGATGTACCTTACGGTATGAGGCGGATAAAAGTAATAACTATCAACAAAGGCGAACCCGGTGAAAAAAATGTACCCATGCCTTGCATGCACTGTGCTGACCCTCCATGCGCTAAAGCATGTCCGGTAGATTCTATATATAAGCGGGAAGATGGTGTAGTCCTCGTCGATAAAGATAAATGCATCGGTTGCGGTTATTGTTTATTTGCTTGTCCGTTCGGAGCCCCACAGTTCGAAGCCAGTGGAATATTCGGCAGTAAAGGGAAGATGGATAAGTGTACGTTCTGTGTGGAGCCGTATCAACAGAAAGAGAATGGTCAACTGGTACAGAATGATGCAGTTGCCAGGTGCTCGAAATTCTGTTCATGCAAGGGACTGTTAGCCGGTGATGCTGAAAAGATAACAGCAGAAATGCGAGAGCGTGCAGCAACACGATTGGCCGTTGAAACTTGA
- a CDS encoding HAMP domain-containing protein, whose protein sequence is MGIVATSAYTDEFFVELNKTRTIIFAVSLLSILLGGLIIYIFSNKITGPLNKMSEVGNKIANGELDTELPIITTNDEIQDISDTMNLLVGALKYLKNETKGK, encoded by the coding sequence ATGGGGATTGTTGCAACATCTGCTTATACAGATGAATTCTTCGTTGAATTAAATAAAACCAGAACAATAATCTTTGCAGTATCTTTACTTTCGATCTTACTGGGCGGATTAATAATATATATATTTTCTAATAAGATAACTGGACCCTTGAATAAGATGAGTGAGGTTGGAAATAAAATTGCTAACGGAGAATTAGATACTGAGTTGCCAATAATAACAACGAATGATGAGATACAGGATATTAGTGATACAATGAATCTATTAGTTGGAGCTCTGAAATACCTTAAAAATGAAACAAAGGGAAAATGA
- a CDS encoding IS1634 family transposase gives MIGPLPIVNHFIKRIGLDDTLERHLNTANTRKVSPSKSIGVLLRNIILHRTPIYDLHDWASRYRPTLFGLDSEQITSLNDDRVGRDLDMLFDVDRASILTEVVVRAIKEFKLDLSRFHNDSTTITFSGIYEEATGERKRGKESLNITFGHNKDHRPDLKQLMWFLTVTADGAVPIHYKACDGNTGESPTYQEAWDVLRELVGRSDFIYVADSKLCTGKNMKYIHENEGRFITVLPRNRREDGWFREYIQSHKVLWENVERHQNLNDTGQPDMMKMVESPIRSSEGFRILWTWDPQKEDKDKHSRQALIEKAVLKLEQLETRLRNPRTRLRSRDAVIEAADKALGEFAHRWVDYEILEEKETVFKQEKRGRPNSNTRFKCMVQKRFHVKWSSRKKNIDFDARSDGMFPLITNCEDLSLVEILDNYKYQPWLEKRHEQLKTVHKVAPVLLKSVTRIEGLLFVFFLAMLIQALIEREVRLEMKNDGLECISIYPEDRDCESPTASRLLSLFDNIEFHRLWSQNTLVQTFQTEILAKQIEVLRLAGVPLEAYSGDE, from the coding sequence ATGATCGGTCCACTTCCCATTGTGAACCATTTCATCAAAAGGATAGGACTTGATGACACTCTCGAACGTCATCTCAACACAGCCAACACCCGAAAAGTAAGCCCCTCAAAGAGTATAGGAGTTCTACTTCGTAACATCATCCTTCATCGAACACCGATATACGACCTGCATGATTGGGCATCCCGGTATCGACCTACACTTTTTGGTCTGGATTCAGAACAAATAACCTCACTCAATGATGACAGAGTAGGTCGGGACCTTGACATGCTTTTCGATGTCGATCGGGCATCTATTTTGACCGAAGTTGTTGTCCGGGCCATCAAGGAATTCAAGCTGGACCTGTCCCGGTTCCATAATGATTCCACCACCATAACCTTCTCAGGCATCTACGAGGAAGCAACAGGTGAGAGAAAACGAGGGAAGGAATCCCTGAACATAACATTTGGTCATAACAAAGATCATCGACCAGACCTCAAGCAACTGATGTGGTTTTTGACGGTAACTGCAGATGGTGCAGTTCCAATCCATTACAAAGCGTGTGATGGAAATACCGGTGAAAGCCCGACATATCAGGAAGCTTGGGATGTACTCAGGGAACTTGTAGGACGATCTGATTTCATATATGTTGCAGATTCAAAGTTGTGCACGGGAAAGAACATGAAGTATATTCATGAAAATGAAGGTCGGTTCATAACAGTATTACCTCGAAACAGACGAGAAGATGGCTGGTTCAGGGAATACATTCAATCTCATAAGGTTCTTTGGGAAAATGTTGAGAGGCATCAGAACCTGAATGACACTGGACAACCTGACATGATGAAAATGGTTGAATCCCCGATCAGGTCATCTGAAGGTTTTCGTATCCTATGGACATGGGATCCACAAAAGGAAGATAAGGATAAACACTCCCGTCAAGCTCTAATTGAGAAAGCCGTGTTGAAACTGGAACAACTTGAAACACGTCTTAGAAATCCACGAACCAGGTTACGGTCACGAGATGCGGTAATTGAAGCTGCTGATAAGGCGCTTGGTGAATTTGCACATCGATGGGTGGATTACGAGATTCTTGAAGAAAAGGAAACTGTTTTCAAACAGGAGAAACGTGGGCGTCCAAACTCAAATACAAGATTTAAGTGTATGGTACAAAAGAGATTCCATGTGAAATGGAGTTCCAGGAAAAAGAATATCGATTTCGATGCACGAAGCGATGGGATGTTTCCGTTAATAACAAATTGTGAGGATCTTTCGTTGGTTGAGATTCTGGACAATTACAAGTATCAGCCCTGGTTGGAAAAGAGGCATGAACAATTAAAGACCGTCCATAAAGTTGCACCTGTGCTATTGAAGAGTGTTACTCGAATCGAAGGTTTGCTGTTTGTATTTTTTCTTGCTATGCTTATACAGGCCCTGATTGAAAGAGAGGTCAGATTGGAAATGAAGAATGATGGGTTGGAGTGCATTTCTATCTATCCTGAAGACCGAGATTGCGAATCACCAACTGCTTCCAGGTTATTGTCTCTCTTTGATAATATCGAATTCCATCGGTTATGGTCACAGAATACCCTGGTACAGACCTTCCAGACAGAGATATTGGCCAAGCAGATAGAAGTACTTAGGTTGGCTGGAGTGCCACTTGAAGCATACTCTGGGGATGAATAA
- a CDS encoding TatD family nuclease-associated radical SAM protein: MNEPDPGTITYPAHGNMYLNITNRCTCSCIFCVKNYGDGVYGYNLVLAREPEVSEVIEALGKYDLSEFNEVVFTGLGEPLTRLDDVLEITQWLKVRGVRVRIDTIGHAKLQFPDRDVAHELAKAGVDEISVSLNTHDENTYEQLVQPQLHKNSYVSMKDFARDIVKEGIKLRFTVLDLPPVDIEQCRRISEEIGAEFKVRGYGGPAVSE; encoded by the coding sequence ATGAATGAACCGGACCCGGGGACAATTACCTACCCCGCACATGGAAATATGTACCTGAACATTACGAATAGGTGTACCTGTTCCTGTATCTTCTGTGTGAAGAATTACGGCGATGGCGTTTACGGTTACAACCTGGTGCTGGCGAGGGAACCTGAGGTCAGTGAAGTGATCGAAGCACTTGGCAAATATGACCTGTCCGAATTCAACGAAGTGGTATTCACCGGCCTGGGAGAACCGCTGACCCGGCTGGATGATGTGCTTGAGATAACACAATGGCTCAAAGTCCGTGGGGTCAGGGTGCGGATAGATACTATCGGGCATGCCAAACTCCAGTTTCCGGACAGGGATGTTGCACACGAACTGGCAAAAGCAGGTGTTGACGAGATATCGGTCAGCCTGAACACCCATGATGAAAATACCTATGAGCAGCTTGTACAGCCACAATTGCACAAGAATTCCTACGTATCGATGAAGGATTTTGCCAGGGATATTGTGAAAGAGGGTATCAAGCTCAGGTTTACCGTACTTGACCTGCCGCCCGTGGATATCGAGCAATGCCGCCGGATATCAGAGGAAATCGGGGCCGAATTTAAGGTAAGGGGATATGGCGGTCCGGCAGTTAGTGAATGA
- a CDS encoding molybdopterin-dependent oxidoreductase, with the protein MISEKQKQFQLKITRRTFAKATVALSATATLGGYAGHRDFFKNDIIRLASAANDTQGIDETLIKTICSHCAVGCGVLGKVEDGELIGLEPWEDHPINHGGMCSKGTAIAEMVNSERRLKYPMEKVNGKWVRKSWDDAINKISAKMTEIRDTYGPDSVMFIGSAKMTNEECYLFRKMAAFWGTNNVDHQARICHSTTVAGLGNTWGFGAQTNNVNDMRHTKCAFFIGSNAAEAHPVSMQHFLTAKDRGAKLIVVDPRFTRTAGKADIYARMRPGTDIPILLGIVNVLVNNGWHDVEFIKNRTIGFEDLWEIAKDYTPEVVENISWVPADSIRLIARTMYENKPSTLVWAMGQTQHSVGTNNIRMDAIVSLVLGHAGMSGGGVQALRGHDNVQGSTDMCILAHSLPGYYGLSDKAWGHWVDVWNTKSPVTMDWMKGRFDLQNDSTLMNKNGFTVARWYEGAILPEDQIDQPHNIKMVIVWGHSLNSITEMKRMKEALEKVDLVVSVDPHSTIASALPERDNGIIALPASTVFEKDGTVTTTGRQVQWRNKLVEPRFDSKPDGEIIQMLTTKLGFGEHFTYSGPEEIVREWNLGMGAIALVGQTPERLKRQQEHCADFDVETTRATGGPCKGEYYGMPWPCWTPDHCGTPILYDVSKPVSDGGHDFRANWGTTVPDNPTGKHIGDDLLRGDKPVAQVGYAYDLTLNTSREALARGDPPTGRARARLWAWNLPDPVPIHREPIESPRPDLIEDYPTYDDVPFQYRVPAPYITNQTARKHIVDKYPVVLSTGRQVEHMGGGAETRSCPYTVELAPEMYAEISPALAADIGVKHWDFVWVETLRGKCKVRANVTKAMTKTPEQSHEVAFMPYHWAGIFEGKSYGDRYPPGTAELALGDSVNIICGDGYDRSMQMQETKVCQCKIYPA; encoded by the coding sequence ATGATATCTGAAAAACAAAAGCAATTTCAATTAAAAATAACAAGACGCACATTTGCCAAAGCAACTGTTGCCCTTAGCGCCACTGCTACATTGGGTGGGTATGCAGGACACAGAGATTTTTTTAAGAACGATATAATTAGACTGGCAAGTGCTGCCAATGATACACAAGGAATTGACGAAACACTTATCAAGACTATATGTTCACACTGTGCGGTAGGTTGCGGTGTACTTGGAAAAGTAGAAGACGGAGAACTAATCGGACTGGAACCATGGGAAGATCATCCAATCAATCATGGCGGGATGTGTTCCAAAGGAACAGCAATAGCTGAAATGGTCAATTCTGAACGCCGTCTAAAATATCCGATGGAGAAAGTGAATGGAAAGTGGGTTCGAAAATCATGGGACGACGCTATCAATAAAATCTCCGCCAAGATGACAGAGATCAGAGATACCTACGGCCCGGACTCTGTGATGTTCATAGGGTCAGCGAAAATGACCAATGAGGAATGTTACCTGTTCAGGAAGATGGCCGCTTTCTGGGGAACCAATAACGTTGACCATCAGGCCAGGATCTGCCACTCGACAACAGTTGCAGGGCTTGGCAATACATGGGGTTTCGGTGCCCAGACCAATAATGTTAATGATATGCGTCACACAAAATGTGCATTCTTTATAGGATCTAATGCTGCCGAGGCACATCCTGTAAGTATGCAGCATTTCCTTACAGCCAAGGATAGGGGTGCCAAACTCATTGTAGTGGACCCCAGATTTACCAGAACAGCTGGAAAAGCTGATATTTATGCCAGAATGAGACCGGGAACAGATATACCAATATTGCTCGGGATAGTCAATGTCCTTGTGAATAATGGCTGGCATGATGTAGAATTTATCAAGAACAGGACAATAGGATTCGAGGATCTCTGGGAGATTGCAAAAGATTACACTCCTGAAGTTGTAGAAAATATATCATGGGTTCCTGCCGATAGCATCAGATTGATCGCAAGGACAATGTACGAGAACAAACCTTCTACTCTTGTCTGGGCCATGGGCCAGACCCAGCATAGCGTTGGGACGAATAATATCCGTATGGATGCTATAGTAAGTCTTGTTCTCGGTCATGCGGGTATGTCAGGTGGAGGTGTCCAGGCCCTCAGAGGACATGATAATGTTCAGGGTTCTACAGACATGTGTATCCTTGCGCACAGTCTGCCCGGTTATTACGGTCTTTCAGATAAAGCATGGGGGCACTGGGTCGATGTTTGGAATACAAAATCCCCGGTAACAATGGATTGGATGAAAGGTAGGTTCGACCTTCAAAATGATTCAACACTCATGAACAAAAATGGATTCACCGTTGCACGGTGGTATGAAGGTGCAATACTGCCTGAAGATCAGATCGATCAGCCCCATAATATTAAAATGGTCATTGTTTGGGGTCATTCTTTGAACTCCATTACAGAGATGAAAAGAATGAAAGAGGCGCTGGAAAAAGTTGATCTGGTAGTAAGTGTGGATCCCCACTCCACCATTGCATCAGCGCTTCCCGAACGTGATAATGGAATCATTGCACTACCGGCATCCACAGTGTTCGAAAAGGACGGCACGGTGACAACAACCGGAAGGCAGGTCCAATGGAGGAATAAACTGGTTGAACCCAGATTTGACAGCAAACCAGATGGAGAGATCATACAAATGCTGACAACAAAACTGGGCTTTGGTGAACACTTTACCTATTCCGGACCTGAGGAAATCGTAAGGGAATGGAACCTGGGCATGGGTGCCATTGCCTTGGTAGGACAGACACCTGAGAGGCTTAAAAGGCAGCAGGAACATTGTGCGGACTTTGATGTGGAAACGACCAGGGCAACGGGTGGTCCATGTAAAGGTGAATACTATGGTATGCCATGGCCTTGCTGGACACCAGACCATTGCGGAACTCCGATTTTATACGATGTCAGCAAACCAGTAAGCGATGGGGGACACGATTTTAGAGCCAATTGGGGTACGACGGTCCCGGATAATCCAACCGGGAAGCATATAGGTGATGATCTGCTTCGAGGTGACAAACCTGTTGCTCAGGTGGGATATGCTTATGATCTTACCCTGAACACATCACGAGAGGCACTGGCCAGAGGCGATCCCCCAACGGGTCGTGCAAGGGCAAGGTTATGGGCATGGAACCTGCCTGACCCTGTACCAATACATAGAGAACCCATTGAAAGCCCGAGACCGGATCTTATTGAGGATTATCCCACATATGATGATGTTCCCTTCCAATATAGAGTCCCGGCACCGTATATAACCAACCAGACTGCACGAAAGCACATTGTTGATAAGTATCCTGTTGTGCTTTCTACAGGAAGACAGGTTGAGCATATGGGTGGTGGAGCCGAGACAAGAAGCTGCCCATACACGGTTGAACTCGCGCCTGAGATGTATGCGGAGATCAGTCCGGCACTGGCAGCAGACATCGGGGTCAAACACTGGGACTTCGTCTGGGTCGAGACCTTACGGGGCAAGTGCAAAGTGAGGGCAAATGTGACTAAAGCAATGACGAAAACACCGGAGCAAAGCCATGAAGTAGCCTTCATGCCGTACCACTGGGCAGGCATCTTTGAAGGAAAATCTTATGGGGACAGGTACCCGCCCGGGACTGCAGAGCTGGCTCTTGGCGATTCGGTTAATATCATCTGTGGCGATGGCTATGACAGAAGTATGCAGATGCAGGAAACAAAGGTTTGTCAATGCAAGATATATCCGGCATAG
- a CDS encoding Cache 3/Cache 2 fusion domain-containing protein, with the protein MNGESFYGRAFIVNAWYLTAYEPIIDSNTNEIIGILYVGVKEDIFQEKLKENMARQVIGKSGYIFILDEQGNYVLSKGRESDGDNIWEAEDEKGNKIIQEIVTNAKNLKAGETKTIYYPWKNKGELTARDSLVAYAYYPEWGLLQHLLIQMNSSLN; encoded by the coding sequence ATGAATGGAGAATCATTTTATGGCAGGGCATTTATTGTGAATGCCTGGTATCTAACTGCATACGAACCTATCATAGATAGTAATACGAATGAGATAATAGGCATATTATATGTTGGTGTTAAAGAAGATATATTCCAGGAAAAATTAAAGGAGAACATGGCAAGACAAGTAATAGGAAAAAGCGGTTACATCTTTATTTTAGATGAACAAGGAAATTATGTTTTGTCAAAAGGAAGAGAAAGTGATGGAGATAATATTTGGGAAGCAGAAGATGAAAAAGGAAATAAAATTATTCAAGAAATTGTCACTAACGCAAAGAACCTGAAAGCGGGCGAAACAAAAACAATTTATTATCCCTGGAAAAACAAAGGAGAATTAACTGCACGAGATAGTCTTGTTGCATACGCCTATTACCCTGAATGGGGATTGTTGCAACATCTGCTTATACAGATGAATTCTTCGTTGAATTAA
- a CDS encoding PAS domain-containing sensor histidine kinase, producing the protein MNIKDVDAEHRGHEAFLKVINYIVDDIDFEVNQRKKDGTLMPVEITGNIININGRLITMAIARDITLRKRAETEQNKLFLAISTLTDGLALTDANNLFTYVNDAHARIYGYPSAELIGMTWRNLVLPEMIIPTEKALQETLMNRNAGSFCSEVLALKKNGKTLPAEIRATGLFDEKGDYQGHICIVRDITPQKEVEESLHKYAMELEKSNHVKDLFTDIIHHDLLNSLNISRNYIEILMDDENDPEKKGYLDVINRNMVKSLELIESATLLSKLTSLERIEFEDLDITKVIEKVIDNFEPLASESGMSIENHITQSIPTRANRIIEEIFANYISNAIKYGRMGKKITVDVEENTDSWKVKVIDFGEGIKDTDKTGIFERFHSMEKKGVKGSGLGLTIVKKIAALHDWRVWVEDNPEGGAIFVLEIPKS; encoded by the coding sequence ATGAATATCAAGGATGTAGATGCTGAGCACAGAGGACATGAAGCATTTCTAAAAGTAATAAATTACATTGTTGATGATATCGATTTCGAGGTGAACCAGCGCAAGAAGGATGGGACCCTCATGCCAGTGGAGATAACAGGCAATATCATCAATATTAATGGCAGGCTAATAACGATGGCCATTGCCCGGGATATAACCCTACGAAAGCGAGCTGAAACTGAACAAAATAAACTGTTTCTGGCAATCTCCACTTTAACCGATGGTCTCGCATTGACAGACGCCAATAACCTGTTTACTTACGTAAATGATGCTCATGCCCGGATATACGGTTATCCATCTGCAGAGCTTATCGGGATGACCTGGCGGAACCTTGTATTGCCAGAAATGATTATTCCAACTGAAAAGGCCTTGCAGGAGACACTTATGAACAGGAATGCAGGCTCTTTCTGCAGCGAGGTCCTTGCTCTTAAAAAAAATGGCAAAACGTTACCAGCTGAGATCAGGGCCACCGGTCTCTTTGATGAGAAAGGAGATTACCAGGGACATATATGTATCGTTCGGGATATCACCCCTCAAAAAGAGGTGGAGGAATCCCTTCATAAATATGCTATGGAACTGGAAAAGTCAAACCATGTAAAGGACCTGTTCACGGATATCATTCATCACGACCTTTTAAATTCCCTGAATATTTCGCGTAATTATATTGAAATACTTATGGATGACGAAAATGACCCTGAAAAAAAGGGCTACTTAGATGTCATTAACAGAAATATGGTCAAAAGTCTGGAGTTGATAGAAAGTGCCACTTTGCTCTCCAAACTTACGAGTCTGGAACGTATTGAATTCGAGGATCTGGATATAACGAAGGTCATTGAAAAGGTCATTGACAACTTTGAACCTCTTGCCTCTGAATCTGGGATGAGCATTGAAAATCACATCACTCAGAGCATTCCTACCAGAGCAAATCGAATAATTGAAGAAATATTTGCAAACTATATCTCAAATGCTATAAAATACGGGCGAATGGGCAAAAAGATTACTGTAGATGTCGAGGAAAATACCGATTCATGGAAGGTAAAGGTCATAGACTTTGGAGAAGGGATAAAGGACACCGATAAGACGGGGATATTTGAAAGATTCCACTCAATGGAAAAGAAAGGAGTAAAGGGTTCAGGATTAGGCCTGACAATTGTAAAAAAAATCGCAGCACTCCACGACTGGCGAGTATGGGTAGAAGATAATCCTGAGGGTGGGGCTATTTTTGTATTAGAGATTCCAAAATCATGA